One segment of Rhodopirellula baltica SH 1 DNA contains the following:
- a CDS encoding exonuclease domain-containing protein: MDFTAIDFETATRRSDSACQLAAVRVRGGEIVDSACWLIRPRPFVFSPANIQIHGITPGMVREEPEFGELWPEIQSTLGDDCLIAHNASFDLGVLMACLESHDHPVPDMQYSCTRAIARRTWPQQPRFGLKPLSDWLGIRFRHHDALEDSIACAKIALAAAEDSGATSLETLESKLSLSRGSAGAWGKKGPTSRRASTRRKSSPRRSPSRAPEVAIAGSTMTSSTISNSTAGSASFAIEPPRPCGISDSGVDLQRLMIRADFIRPLEGRKVVFTGVLQKLQREEAEMLTSRCGGKCQSSVSRKTDLVVVGDPDSRTVQASRTMSVKEATARQLAAEGAPLRIMTEHEFLEMIIAM, from the coding sequence ATGGATTTCACCGCGATCGATTTTGAAACGGCGACGCGTCGCTCAGACAGTGCCTGTCAATTGGCGGCGGTTCGCGTTCGCGGCGGAGAGATCGTTGATTCGGCGTGCTGGCTGATTCGCCCGCGACCGTTTGTGTTTTCACCCGCCAACATTCAGATCCACGGCATCACTCCCGGGATGGTGCGGGAGGAACCCGAGTTCGGCGAGTTGTGGCCGGAGATCCAATCCACGCTCGGCGATGATTGCTTGATCGCTCACAACGCCAGCTTTGACCTCGGCGTGTTGATGGCTTGTTTGGAATCGCACGACCATCCTGTTCCCGACATGCAATACAGTTGCACGCGAGCGATCGCCCGTCGGACTTGGCCCCAGCAACCTCGCTTTGGGTTGAAACCACTGTCGGATTGGTTGGGCATTCGGTTCCGCCACCACGATGCTCTGGAAGATTCGATCGCTTGTGCCAAGATCGCTTTGGCCGCGGCGGAAGACTCGGGGGCGACCAGCCTGGAGACTTTGGAATCGAAGCTTTCCTTGTCTCGGGGCAGTGCAGGTGCTTGGGGAAAGAAAGGGCCAACGTCCAGGCGTGCATCGACCCGACGAAAATCTTCCCCGCGTCGCTCGCCGTCACGGGCTCCCGAAGTCGCGATCGCTGGATCGACGATGACTAGTTCCACCATTTCGAACTCGACGGCCGGATCCGCCTCGTTCGCCATCGAGCCGCCCCGTCCCTGCGGGATCAGCGACAGCGGCGTGGATTTGCAGCGATTGATGATTCGTGCCGACTTCATTCGACCGCTCGAGGGACGCAAAGTGGTCTTCACCGGGGTGCTTCAAAAGCTGCAGCGGGAGGAAGCTGAAATGCTGACATCTCGTTGCGGAGGAAAGTGCCAATCCAGCGTTTCGCGAAAAACGGACTTGGTCGTCGTCGGTGACCCCGATTCGCGAACGGTTCAGGCAAGTCGCACGATGAGCGTCAAAGAGGCGACCGCTCGACAGCTGGCAGCCGAAGGAGCCCCCCTGAGAATCATGACGGAACACGAGTTTCTGGAAATGATCATCGCGATGTGA